One Thalassospira marina DNA window includes the following coding sequences:
- a CDS encoding UDP-glucose dehydrogenase family protein, with product MHVAMIGTGYVGLVSGACFSEFGTDVICVDKDVSKIERLEQGIMPIYEPGLDVLVENNVKAGRLHFTTDLKKGVKDADVVFIAVGTPTRRGDGHADLSYVYAAAEEIAEAMDGFTVIVTKSTVPVGTGREVERIIRAKRPDAEFAVVSNPEFLREGSAIGDFMRPDRVVIGTSNERARAVMSDLYRPLYLIETPIVFTTRETSEMIKYAANTFLAAKITFINEIADLCEKVGADVHDVARGIGLDGRIGKKFLHPGPGYGGSCFPKDTLALVRTAQEHNSPLRIIETVVAVNDSRKKAMADRIIAACGGSVEGKTIGILGLAFKPNTDDMRDSPSLDVVPALVAAGANVRAYDPEAMEEAAKLLDGLTFCEGAFETIEGADAMVILTEWNEFRGLNLKRVKAALKSPVVVDLRNVYEPREMKENGFEYSCIGRGTIGGN from the coding sequence ATGCATGTTGCAATGATTGGCACCGGTTATGTCGGTTTGGTATCCGGGGCCTGCTTTTCCGAGTTCGGCACAGACGTCATTTGTGTTGATAAAGACGTTTCCAAGATCGAACGGCTTGAGCAGGGCATTATGCCAATTTATGAACCGGGGCTTGATGTCCTGGTTGAGAATAACGTCAAAGCGGGGCGACTGCATTTCACCACCGACCTTAAAAAGGGTGTGAAGGATGCGGATGTCGTTTTCATTGCGGTGGGAACGCCAACGCGCCGTGGCGACGGGCATGCGGATCTGAGCTATGTGTATGCAGCGGCAGAAGAAATTGCCGAAGCAATGGATGGTTTTACCGTTATCGTGACCAAGTCTACCGTGCCGGTGGGTACCGGCCGCGAGGTCGAGCGTATCATTCGTGCCAAACGGCCCGATGCGGAATTTGCCGTGGTGTCCAACCCGGAATTCCTGCGTGAAGGGTCGGCAATTGGCGACTTTATGCGCCCGGACCGCGTGGTTATCGGCACCAGCAATGAACGCGCCCGTGCAGTGATGTCGGACCTTTACCGTCCGCTTTACCTGATTGAAACGCCCATTGTTTTCACCACCCGTGAAACCTCGGAAATGATCAAATACGCCGCCAATACCTTTTTGGCAGCCAAGATCACCTTCATCAACGAGATCGCCGATCTGTGCGAAAAAGTGGGTGCCGATGTTCACGATGTGGCACGCGGCATTGGCCTTGATGGCCGTATTGGCAAAAAGTTCCTGCATCCCGGGCCGGGTTATGGCGGATCGTGTTTTCCGAAAGATACGCTCGCCCTTGTTCGTACAGCCCAGGAACATAATTCGCCGCTGCGCATTATTGAAACAGTGGTTGCTGTCAATGACAGCCGCAAAAAGGCAATGGCGGATCGTATTATCGCGGCCTGCGGCGGTTCTGTTGAAGGCAAGACTATTGGTATTCTTGGTTTGGCATTTAAACCCAACACAGACGATATGCGTGATTCACCCAGCCTTGATGTCGTTCCGGCATTGGTTGCTGCTGGGGCCAATGTTCGGGCCTATGACCCCGAAGCAATGGAAGAAGCGGCAAAACTGCTTGATGGTCTGACTTTCTGCGAAGGTGCCTTTGAAACGATTGAAGGTGCCGATGCAATGGTCATTCTGACCGAATGGAACGAATTCCGCGGGCTGAATTTG
- the galU gene encoding UTP--glucose-1-phosphate uridylyltransferase GalU produces the protein MTKRIKKAVFPVAGMGTRFLPATKAMPKEMLPVVDKPLIQYAVEEAIAAGIEEFIFVTGRGKTAIEDHFDRSAELEAILMERGKHDALETALAMIPENGRVTYTRQGNPHGLGHAVLCAKSLVGDEPFVVLLADDLIQSQTPCMKQMVESYGRTGGNMVAVMDVPREETKRYGVLEVEGTNGRLVSACGMVEKPDPKDAPSTLSAIGRYILDPGIFDVLESIPRGAGNEIQLTDGLAAMIGKVPFYGYRFEGQRFDCGNKVGFLKATLAFALDRPDLRDDMRALIQEFAEGDAAK, from the coding sequence ATGACCAAGCGAATTAAAAAGGCGGTTTTCCCGGTGGCGGGCATGGGTACCCGGTTCTTGCCTGCAACAAAGGCGATGCCCAAGGAAATGCTGCCTGTCGTGGACAAGCCGCTGATCCAGTATGCCGTTGAAGAAGCAATTGCAGCCGGTATTGAAGAATTCATTTTCGTGACCGGTCGCGGCAAAACCGCGATTGAGGACCATTTTGACCGTTCCGCCGAACTTGAAGCGATCCTGATGGAGCGTGGCAAGCATGATGCGCTTGAAACAGCGCTGGCGATGATCCCGGAAAATGGCCGCGTAACCTATACCCGCCAGGGCAACCCGCATGGCCTGGGCCATGCCGTTTTGTGTGCCAAATCGCTGGTCGGTGATGAACCGTTTGTCGTGTTGCTCGCTGATGACCTTATCCAGTCGCAAACACCCTGCATGAAGCAGATGGTTGAAAGCTATGGCCGGACCGGTGGTAACATGGTTGCCGTGATGGACGTGCCGCGCGAAGAAACCAAACGCTATGGCGTGCTTGAGGTTGAAGGCACCAATGGCCGTCTGGTCAGTGCTTGCGGGATGGTTGAAAAGCCCGATCCCAAAGATGCGCCGTCGACCCTCTCCGCAATTGGCCGCTATATTCTGGATCCGGGCATTTTTGATGTTCTGGAATCCATTCCGCGCGGTGCGGGTAATGAAATTCAGCTGACCGACGGCCTGGCCGCCATGATTGGCAAGGTCCCGTTCTATGGTTATCGTTTTGAAGGCCAGCGTTTTGATTGCGGAAACAAGGTTGGCTTTCTAAAAGCAACGCTTGCCTTTGCGCTTGACCGTCCTGACCTGCGCGATGATATGCGCGCCCTGATCCAGGAATTCGCCGAAGGCGACGCTGCGAAATAA
- a CDS encoding molecular chaperone DnaJ, protein MQWVILGFGLFIATGFILRWLANARPSDIRHLLFGGIAVLLVLMGLWLLLTGKLAAMFAALVAAIPFLFRVLKFGVMWPFFKRMFGSARYRGRGANPHGSSSNGTRRNRFSEIRTQFLVMQLEHESGRLSGSVIAGSLAGRDLDGLGLDELQHLYVECCSAQDQSRTVLGTYLDRRSDCQDWRNWDCVGRADGSSSRQEQHGGNSGFRSEGMDVTEASKILGLGKNPSRAEINRAYQTLIKAVHPDHGGSDYLASRVNAARQVLLRNCGD, encoded by the coding sequence ATGCAATGGGTCATTCTGGGTTTTGGGCTGTTTATTGCGACTGGTTTTATCCTGCGGTGGCTTGCCAATGCACGCCCGTCCGATATTCGCCATCTGCTATTTGGGGGCATTGCCGTTCTGCTGGTGCTGATGGGGTTATGGCTGCTGTTGACAGGCAAACTTGCTGCCATGTTCGCTGCCCTTGTTGCCGCCATACCATTTCTTTTTCGTGTCCTCAAATTCGGCGTAATGTGGCCATTTTTCAAGAGGATGTTCGGTTCTGCCCGATATCGGGGCAGGGGGGCGAACCCGCACGGTTCCAGCAGCAACGGAACCAGGCGGAACCGCTTTTCTGAAATCAGGACACAGTTTTTGGTAATGCAGCTTGAGCACGAGTCAGGCCGCCTTTCAGGATCGGTGATTGCCGGTTCCCTGGCGGGGCGTGATCTGGACGGGCTGGGACTTGACGAGTTGCAACATTTATATGTTGAATGTTGCAGCGCACAAGATCAGAGCCGTACGGTGCTTGGGACCTATCTTGATCGTCGCAGCGATTGTCAGGACTGGCGGAACTGGGACTGTGTCGGGCGGGCTGATGGCAGCTCGTCGAGGCAGGAACAACACGGAGGCAATAGCGGATTTCGTTCCGAGGGAATGGATGTCACGGAGGCCAGCAAAATTCTGGGTCTGGGAAAAAATCCGAGCCGTGCTGAGATCAATCGCGCCTATCAAACGTTAATCAAGGCGGTACACCCAGATCATGGCGGTTCGGACTATTTGGCATCACGGGTTAATGCAGCGCGACAAGTATTGTTAAGAAATTGTGGCGATTGA
- a CDS encoding 2-hydroxychromene-2-carboxylate isomerase encodes MSKVITHYFFVQSPWAFLGIRRAMEIAKRHNATIDHRPVKSSEIFKHGGGVPLKQRPIPRQEYRMVELKRWRKFLDIPLNENPKFFPVNEALAAGTIIAAKLDGQDVSNLVATIMENIWIDERDAAAPETIAEALSANGLSDKYLAQANDQAVLETYDSYTEAAKAVNIFGVPTYFIGDEMFWGQDRLDFVDRALAD; translated from the coding sequence GTGTCCAAGGTTATCACCCATTATTTTTTCGTGCAGTCCCCATGGGCCTTTCTCGGCATCCGCCGGGCCATGGAAATTGCCAAACGTCACAACGCGACGATTGACCACCGCCCGGTAAAATCCAGCGAGATTTTCAAGCATGGCGGCGGCGTTCCCCTGAAACAGCGGCCGATCCCGCGCCAGGAATACCGCATGGTCGAGCTTAAACGCTGGCGTAAATTCCTCGATATTCCGCTAAACGAAAACCCCAAATTCTTTCCGGTGAACGAGGCCCTTGCTGCAGGCACCATTATTGCCGCCAAGCTTGACGGGCAGGATGTTTCCAACCTGGTCGCAACGATCATGGAAAATATCTGGATCGATGAACGCGACGCCGCGGCACCGGAAACCATTGCCGAGGCCCTGTCCGCAAACGGACTGTCTGACAAATATCTGGCACAGGCCAATGACCAGGCAGTGCTTGAAACCTATGACAGCTATACCGAAGCAGCCAAAGCTGTGAATATTTTTGGTGTGCCCACCTATTTCATCGGTGATGAAATGTTCTGGGGCCAGGACCGGCTGGATTTTGTTGATCGCGCCCTTGCAGACTGA
- a CDS encoding endo alpha-1,4 polygalactosaminidase translates to MVFARLLRPTNMVRNTGNNGAPKRSFISDITFVALIAATITGIIPVRTNAQQLEPFIPPANSLANSPNVGDNKEDDDSKPKRDFAEDMRKMVISLSRWAKRERSDFSIIAMNGLDLTTFIEPGLFVTKSDAKPARNFIRALDGFLIEAPRYGRDGYNKETVEGEVKYDEQYLERLSDTGMRFFMLDYTDKIENIRKSRESVKDLNPLYYAAPPPDMQLAALAKVPSTPLNENPFIIDTIHKARNYAMVVDSAPFGNKDAYVDALANTNYDILIIDAFHRGTTPLTYDDIRKLRYKKIGTPRLLLAYIDVGRAQTYRYYWRNDWRAGSPDFISSASNTGRWGQENHVYYWDPQWQNIIFGNANSYVAGLMQLGFDGIVMDGIEDYRWWLDQ, encoded by the coding sequence ATGGTTTTCGCCCGTTTGCTCCGCCCCACCAACATGGTTCGTAATACCGGCAATAACGGCGCGCCCAAGCGTTCGTTTATTTCCGACATCACATTTGTTGCCCTGATCGCAGCAACAATAACCGGCATCATTCCGGTGCGGACAAATGCCCAGCAGCTTGAACCATTTATTCCCCCGGCCAACAGCCTCGCCAACAGTCCGAATGTCGGGGATAACAAGGAGGATGACGATTCCAAGCCAAAACGCGATTTTGCCGAAGACATGCGCAAGATGGTCATATCGCTAAGCCGCTGGGCAAAGCGGGAACGCAGCGATTTTTCCATTATCGCCATGAATGGTTTGGACCTGACGACCTTTATCGAACCCGGCCTTTTCGTTACCAAATCAGATGCCAAACCGGCCCGTAATTTCATCCGCGCCCTGGATGGTTTCCTGATCGAAGCACCCCGTTACGGTCGCGATGGCTATAATAAGGAAACGGTTGAGGGCGAAGTTAAATATGACGAACAGTATCTTGAACGCCTGTCAGATACCGGCATGCGTTTTTTCATGCTCGATTACACTGACAAAATTGAAAACATTCGCAAATCGCGCGAAAGCGTAAAGGATCTGAACCCCTTATATTACGCAGCCCCGCCGCCCGACATGCAACTGGCCGCGCTGGCCAAGGTGCCATCAACCCCGCTGAACGAAAACCCGTTCATCATTGATACCATTCACAAGGCGCGCAACTACGCCATGGTTGTCGATAGTGCACCCTTCGGGAACAAGGATGCCTATGTTGATGCCCTTGCCAACACCAATTACGACATTCTGATCATTGATGCCTTTCACCGGGGCACCACGCCGCTGACCTACGATGACATACGCAAATTGCGATACAAAAAAATCGGCACCCCGCGGTTGCTGCTGGCTTATATCGATGTCGGACGGGCGCAAACCTATCGTTATTACTGGCGCAATGACTGGCGGGCGGGTTCACCGGATTTTATCAGCAGTGCCAGCAATACCGGCCGCTGGGGCCAGGAAAACCACGTTTATTACTGGGACCCGCAATGGCAGAACATCATTTTCGGCAATGCCAACAGTTATGTTGCCGGTTTGATGCAACTGGGGTTTGACGGCATTGTCATGGATGGCATCGAAGATTATCGCTGGTGGCTTGACCAATAG
- a CDS encoding NAD(P)/FAD-dependent oxidoreductase: MSFDIETIVVGAGAVGLACARALAQSGREVMIIERHDAIGTETSSRNSEVIHAGIYYPKGSLKAALCVSGKQTLYQYCAERGINHRNTGKLIVATHDDQIDALRQIEKHANGNGVTDLVWRTAVEIGKREPALKCVAALESPSTGIIDSHGLMVSLLGDAEIAGATLALNTDVISGRHENGLHVLLTRDVAGEEMEISCKELIIAGGLHSQTLARNLTGLPAQAVPPQHYARGIYFTLGGKSPFSTLIYPAPEQAGLGIHLTLDLGGQARFGPDVEWVDAPDYTVNESRRAMFADAIRRYYPDLDETALQPGYAGIRPKIQSKGEAARDFMISGPESHGIDGLVSLYGIESPGLTASMAIGDYVCAKLNPSLAKKAAS, translated from the coding sequence ATGTCCTTTGATATCGAAACCATCGTTGTTGGTGCCGGTGCGGTTGGGCTTGCCTGTGCACGCGCACTGGCGCAAAGCGGCCGGGAAGTTATGATCATTGAACGTCATGACGCCATTGGAACCGAAACCAGTTCACGCAATAGCGAGGTCATCCATGCAGGGATCTATTACCCAAAAGGCAGCCTGAAAGCCGCACTTTGCGTGAGCGGCAAACAAACCCTGTATCAATATTGTGCCGAACGCGGGATTAATCATCGCAACACCGGCAAGCTGATTGTTGCAACCCACGATGACCAGATCGACGCCCTGCGCCAGATTGAAAAGCACGCGAATGGCAACGGTGTTACCGACCTTGTCTGGCGCACAGCCGTTGAAATTGGCAAGCGTGAACCTGCCCTTAAATGCGTCGCAGCCCTTGAAAGCCCGTCAACCGGGATCATTGATTCACATGGGCTGATGGTATCGCTTTTGGGGGATGCTGAAATTGCAGGTGCCACCCTGGCACTGAATACCGATGTTATTTCCGGCCGCCATGAAAACGGCCTGCATGTTCTTCTCACCCGGGATGTTGCAGGCGAAGAAATGGAAATTTCCTGCAAGGAACTGATCATTGCGGGTGGCCTGCACAGCCAGACACTGGCCCGCAACCTGACAGGGCTGCCCGCACAGGCCGTTCCGCCGCAACATTATGCACGGGGCATTTACTTTACCCTTGGTGGTAAAAGCCCGTTTTCCACCCTGATCTATCCCGCGCCGGAACAGGCCGGACTGGGTATTCATCTGACGCTTGATCTCGGCGGGCAGGCGCGCTTTGGCCCCGATGTTGAATGGGTGGATGCGCCTGATTACACGGTGAATGAATCGCGGCGCGCGATGTTTGCCGATGCCATTCGCCGCTATTATCCCGACCTGGATGAAACCGCCCTGCAACCCGGTTATGCCGGTATTCGCCCCAAAATCCAGTCGAAGGGCGAAGCAGCCCGCGATTTCATGATTTCAGGGCCGGAAAGCCATGGCATTGATGGGCTGGTTTCCCTTTATGGCATTGAATCGCCAGGCCTTACCGCCTCGATGGCGATTGGCGATTACGTCTGTGCTAAGCTCAATCCTTCTTTGGCAAAAAAGGCTGCGTCCTGA
- a CDS encoding BON domain-containing protein, producing MKRMSRGLKRTLQGVVLGIAFSAPLAACGPLQMPVENRSGDDQWVDTKIKSGILGDFAEVDHSYLIDVNVDIWKQQVMVTGMVDSKGKYYDVMSIIRQDKRIKTVYDHLQVADAKTVAEYRDAEQKYGEDNAVPADSAKQSVSDAWIESQIKALLLAEKGVRSVNYRWQSVSNIVYIMGESANKTEYDKVLSIVRRIKGVTKVVSHVSVVG from the coding sequence ATGAAACGTATGTCTCGCGGGTTGAAACGAACATTGCAGGGCGTGGTACTGGGAATTGCATTCAGTGCGCCGCTGGCGGCCTGTGGCCCGCTGCAGATGCCGGTTGAAAACCGTTCGGGCGATGACCAGTGGGTCGATACCAAAATCAAATCGGGGATTTTGGGTGATTTCGCCGAGGTCGATCACAGCTATCTGATTGATGTGAATGTCGACATCTGGAAGCAGCAGGTCATGGTGACCGGTATGGTTGATTCCAAGGGCAAATATTACGACGTGATGTCGATCATTCGTCAGGACAAGCGAATCAAGACGGTTTACGACCATCTGCAGGTTGCCGATGCCAAAACCGTTGCCGAATATCGTGATGCTGAACAGAAATACGGTGAAGACAATGCCGTCCCTGCGGATTCGGCCAAGCAGTCCGTCTCCGACGCCTGGATCGAAAGCCAGATCAAGGCGCTGCTGCTGGCAGAAAAGGGTGTGCGTTCAGTTAATTACCGTTGGCAGTCGGTTAGCAACATCGTCTACATCATGGGCGAATCCGCCAACAAAACCGAATATGACAAGGTGCTGAGCATCGTTCGCCGCATCAAGGGTGTGACCAAAGTGGTCAGCCATGTGTCGGTTGTTGGATGA
- a CDS encoding DUF2975 domain-containing protein: protein MSQSATKIRTVSLILSWLCLIAILCEMAFVPIIWLVPDLARDGISYSDSLMPIPVTDLLVLTGWQLPAVFITLMVPSVVLSFGLWHLCKMFQGFARNAIFEHGTIRHLKIFSIALLSQTLLAPLAGAVMSVLVTITRPEGERALSIGLSNIEATSLFLGGLLLIISWVLGEAVTLHDENRSFV, encoded by the coding sequence ATGAGCCAATCCGCCACCAAAATACGCACTGTAAGCCTGATCCTAAGTTGGCTATGCCTGATTGCTATCCTTTGTGAAATGGCTTTTGTACCGATTATCTGGCTGGTACCTGACCTTGCCCGTGATGGCATTTCCTATTCCGACAGCCTGATGCCAATTCCGGTTACCGACCTGCTGGTTCTTACCGGCTGGCAGCTTCCTGCTGTTTTCATCACGCTGATGGTGCCGTCTGTGGTCCTCAGCTTTGGCCTGTGGCATTTGTGCAAGATGTTCCAGGGCTTTGCCCGCAATGCAATTTTTGAACATGGCACCATCCGTCACCTTAAAATTTTCAGCATTGCCCTGCTTTCCCAAACGCTGCTGGCACCTTTGGCCGGTGCTGTCATGTCGGTTCTGGTCACCATCACCCGCCCCGAGGGCGAACGCGCCCTTTCAATCGGGCTTAGCAATATCGAAGCAACCAGTCTGTTTCTAGGCGGCCTGTTGCTGATCATTTCCTGGGTGCTGGGCGAAGCCGTCACCCTTCATGATGAAAACCGGAGCTTCGTTTAA
- a CDS encoding (2Fe-2S)-binding protein, which produces MFVCVCNALNQGDVKRAATEGNATRPAEVFRFHGCQPQCGKCACHMRSELSQHCCSADGAQDRVIANVAADQAIAAE; this is translated from the coding sequence ATGTTTGTATGTGTTTGTAATGCCCTTAACCAGGGCGATGTAAAACGTGCTGCGACTGAGGGAAATGCGACGCGCCCGGCAGAGGTTTTCCGTTTTCATGGCTGCCAACCACAATGTGGTAAGTGCGCCTGTCATATGCGCTCCGAACTCAGCCAGCATTGTTGCTCGGCGGATGGGGCGCAGGATCGGGTTATTGCAAATGTGGCTGCCGATCAGGCCATTGCCGCAGAATAA
- a CDS encoding Glu/Leu/Phe/Val dehydrogenase dimerization domain-containing protein has product MSIFSDSAFDNHEQVVFASDPETGLKAIIAVHNTNLGPSLGGCRMWPYASEQDAIHDVLRLSRGMTYKSALVNLPLGGGKSVIIGDPRSQKTPALFRAVGRAVERLNGRYIVAEDVGTSPADMAEIASQTSHVGGINDGKDPARTGDPSPFTAYGVFIGLKEAVKYKNGSDDLNGMRVAVQGLGNVGFHLCEMLHNAGAELIVADINSAAVERAVTELGAKAVSIDEILSVNADILAPCALGGIINDTSIASLKAGIIAGAANNQLEADRHGEVLREMGVLYAPDYVINAGGVVEVHYCRQGRPVSETNSHIESIGATVREIFERAERENKSTGFIADRLAEERFGKKA; this is encoded by the coding sequence ATGTCTATCTTTTCCGATTCTGCCTTCGATAATCACGAACAGGTCGTATTCGCCAGCGACCCGGAAACCGGCCTGAAGGCCATTATCGCGGTTCACAATACCAATCTTGGCCCCTCGCTGGGCGGATGTCGCATGTGGCCCTATGCCAGCGAGCAGGACGCCATCCACGATGTTCTGCGCCTGTCGCGCGGCATGACGTACAAGTCGGCCCTGGTCAATTTGCCGCTCGGTGGTGGCAAATCCGTTATTATCGGCGATCCACGCAGCCAAAAGACCCCGGCCCTGTTCCGGGCCGTCGGCCGCGCTGTCGAGCGCCTGAATGGCCGTTACATCGTTGCCGAAGATGTTGGCACCAGCCCTGCTGACATGGCCGAAATCGCCAGTCAAACCAGCCATGTTGGTGGCATCAATGATGGAAAGGACCCGGCGCGCACGGGCGATCCCTCGCCTTTTACCGCCTATGGCGTTTTCATTGGCCTGAAGGAAGCCGTTAAATACAAAAATGGCAGTGACGACCTTAACGGCATGCGCGTTGCCGTGCAGGGCCTGGGCAATGTCGGTTTTCATCTGTGTGAAATGCTGCATAACGCCGGTGCGGAACTGATCGTTGCCGATATCAATTCAGCCGCCGTTGAGCGCGCCGTTACCGAACTTGGCGCGAAAGCCGTTTCGATTGATGAAATCCTGTCGGTCAATGCCGATATCCTCGCCCCGTGTGCGTTGGGCGGTATCATCAATGACACATCCATTGCCAGCCTGAAGGCCGGGATTATCGCCGGCGCAGCCAACAATCAGCTTGAAGCGGATCGCCACGGCGAAGTATTGCGGGAAATGGGTGTGCTTTATGCCCCCGATTACGTAATCAATGCCGGTGGGGTGGTTGAAGTCCATTATTGCCGTCAGGGTCGCCCGGTTAGCGAAACCAACAGCCACATCGAAAGCATCGGTGCCACCGTGCGCGAGATTTTTGAACGGGCCGAACGCGAAAACAAATCAACCGGCTTCATCGCCGACCGCCTTGCAGAAGAGCGTTTTGGCAAAAAAGCCTGA
- a CDS encoding helix-turn-helix domain-containing protein translates to MAITVRLDVMLAKRKMKSKELATLIGISEQNLSLLKSGKVRGVRFETLAAICAALECQPGDLLEYSADTIEG, encoded by the coding sequence ATGGCGATCACTGTCCGGCTGGATGTCATGCTGGCCAAGCGTAAAATGAAATCAAAGGAACTCGCCACCCTGATCGGTATCAGCGAACAGAACCTGTCGCTTTTGAAATCGGGCAAGGTTCGTGGTGTGCGGTTTGAAACCCTTGCGGCAATCTGTGCGGCACTGGAATGCCAGCCCGGCGATCTGCTGGAATATAGCGCTGACACAATCGAGGGGTAA
- a CDS encoding division plane positioning ATPase MipZ: protein MTEIKGQGDAQSTGGRTKRAHVIVIGNEKGGSGKSTTAMHLIVALLKMDFSVGSLDIDARQGTLTRYVENRQVFNQARGLALKMPVHYPIYRSEDNDATAAKHDERERFTRALGELVLNHDFVVMDCPGSDNYLSRLAHACADTLITPINDSYIDLDMLARIDPESLEVKGPSLYAEMVWDARKRRAAVDGGTIDWIVMRNRLSHLDARNKRDIAEIVDKLATRVHFRVAPGFGERVIYRELFLNGLTLLDLREKGIGITLSMSHMAARQEVRQLLEVIGFTPADGEELPI, encoded by the coding sequence ATGACCGAAATCAAGGGCCAGGGCGACGCACAATCCACAGGCGGCCGCACAAAGCGCGCGCATGTCATCGTGATCGGCAATGAAAAAGGCGGGTCGGGTAAATCCACTACTGCCATGCATTTGATCGTTGCACTGCTGAAAATGGATTTTTCAGTCGGCTCGCTCGATATCGATGCCCGGCAAGGTACGCTGACCCGCTATGTGGAAAACCGTCAGGTCTTTAACCAGGCGCGTGGCCTGGCGTTAAAAATGCCGGTGCATTACCCGATTTACCGTAGTGAAGATAACGACGCGACAGCCGCCAAGCATGACGAACGAGAGCGTTTTACCCGTGCGCTTGGTGAACTGGTGTTAAACCATGATTTCGTTGTTATGGATTGTCCGGGCAGTGATAATTATCTGTCGCGCCTGGCCCATGCCTGTGCCGACACCCTGATCACCCCGATCAATGACAGCTATATTGACCTTGATATGCTGGCGCGCATTGACCCGGAAAGCCTCGAGGTCAAAGGGCCCAGCCTGTATGCGGAAATGGTATGGGATGCCCGCAAGCGCCGGGCGGCCGTTGATGGTGGCACGATTGACTGGATCGTGATGCGTAACCGATTGTCCCATCTTGATGCGCGCAACAAACGTGATATCGCCGAAATTGTCGATAAACTTGCAACCCGTGTGCATTTCCGTGTCGCGCCGGGCTTTGGCGAACGTGTGATTTACCGTGAGTTGTTCCTGAATGGCCTTACCCTTCTTGATTTGCGTGAAAAGGGTATCGGTATTACGCTGAGCATGTCGCATATGGCTGCCCGTCAGGAAGTCCGGCAATTGCTGGAAGTTATCGGTTTCACACCGGCAGATGGCGAGGAATTGCCAATCTGA